The Linepithema humile isolate Giens D197 chromosome 7, Lhum_UNIL_v1.0, whole genome shotgun sequence genome has a window encoding:
- the LOC105678426 gene encoding uncharacterized protein, which yields MTGIASATGLLSARIRPIRRPKPKSVELSGCTKAAPFALRPFAGLFNPYPYGCSVLCNHPADCEAKEVVRRAKDTWATEGKALLLPEEMEMIRTSLLAMGAGGGVGEAGNVGGNSGGDGYKVTEVTASAVPEELFRKYTETDSRPLTPAPTLASGPTALTSRATQEDLPAPCNPRERTTLVLDLRANSQNQQVESETFSWHALTLELPPTPRKSEIFVCKPISRPQHSAPAPPPPSPPSPIVEGCETSSSKNAEEEADSGSEQQPVIIRRRGKRLRKRKCRRGSTYGQQTEVRDPLEPAVTQVSQIGNGSRRPSLHVDTGEIDDSATPKKSPAQATSHTIPSSFLAPDILKHLCRELDRDKVEAEFSIKKRIALEEALRVKGDAYSTLRGSRQASASLLAQNAPRIFSRQAARFELLDSQSLRGLKPIQYLTKHAYVTSGRKQIFGRIFNKFNEDSLHSARRISPTDVEEALQEMIGKALTDEQRSYLKSVIGDITESLGFREWCGLCAAVERLLCPLPSKETDPPAWLERADFEALERRLKSVESLDSTLALLLKEIRDR from the exons ATGACCGGAATCGCGAGCGCGACCGGTCTCTTGTCCGCGCGAATTCGGCCGATTCGCCGGCCCAAGCCCAAG AGCGTGGAATTATCCGGTTGCACCAAAGCGGCACCGTTCGCCCTCCGACCGTTCGCCGGTCTCTTTAATCCTTATCCCTATGGTTGCTCGGTGTTGTGCAATCATCCAGCAGATTGCGAGGCGAAGGAGGTGGTGCGACGCGCTAAGGATACATGG GCGACCGAGGGGAAAGCTCTTTTGCTGCCGGAGGAAATGGAAATGATACGGACGAGTCTACTGGCGATGGGCGCGGGCGGAGGCGTAGGTGAGGCTGGAAATGTCGGAGGTAACAGCGGTGGCGACGGTTACAAAGTTACCGAGGTGACCGCTTCGGCGGTGCCCGAGGAGCTCTTCCGGAAATACACAGAAACCGATTCGCGACCTTTGACCCCGGCGCCCACGCTAGCCAGCGGACCTACGGCATTAACCAGCCGCGCAACCCAGGAGGATTTACCTGCGCCTTGTAATCCGCGCGAGCGCACCACCCTGGTCCTGGATCTCCGAGCGAACTCGCAAAACCAGCAGGTG GAGAGCGAAACTTTCAGCTGGCATGCTCTTACACTCGAACTACCGCCGACGCCTCGAAAAAgcgaaatatttgtttgcaaaCCGATCTCGCGACCGCAACATTCGGCACCCGCGCCGCCTCCACCGTCACCTCCCTCGCCCATCGTTGAAGGATGTGAAACA AGTTCGTCCAAGAATGCGGAGGAAGAGGCCGACAGCGGCAGCGAGCAGCAACCAGTAATTATTCGAAGACGGGGAAAGCGATTGCGTAAAAGAAAGTGTAGGAGGGGCTCGACTTACGGCCAGCAAACGGAAGTTCGCGATCCGCTCGAGCCTGCGGTAACCCAGGTCTCGCAGATCGGAAATGGATCACGGCGACCGTC GCTTCATGTGGATACTGGCGAAATCGATGATTCGGCGACTCCTAAGAAATCGCCCGCGCAAGCAACGAGTCACACGATACCTTCGAGCTTCCTCGCACCTGACATTCTAAAGCACTTATGTCGAGAACTAGATCGCGACAAGGTGGAGGCGGAATTTTCAATCAAG AAAAGAATCGCCTTGGAGGAAGCATTAAGAGTGAAAGGTGACGCTTATTCAACCCTGCGCGGATCTCGACAAGCTAGTGCCAGTTTGTTGGCACAAAACGCTCCCCGAATATTTTCCCGTCAAGCGGCGCGGTTTGAGTTACTCGACAGTCAAAGTCTTCGAG gATTAAAGCCAATTCAATACCTTACTAAGCACGCGTACGTCACATCGggaagaaaacaaatattcggtcgaatattcaacaaatttaatgaagACTCGTTGCACAGCGCACGACGCATTTCGCCGACCGACGTTGAAGAGGCCCTTCAGGAAATGATTGGGAAGGCGTTGACGGACGAGCAGAGATCTTATCTGAAGTCTGTTATAGGAGATATAACGGAGTCGCTGGGCTTTAGGGAGTGGTGCGGACTGTGCGCTGCCGTCGAGAGGCTGTTGTGTCCTCTGCCGTCGAAGGAGACCGATCCGCCGGCATGGCTCGAAAGAGCGGACTTTGAAGCTCTAGAACGAAGACTCAAGTCAGTCGAATCACTAGACTCCACACTGGCATTATTGTTGAAGGAGATTCGTGACAGATAA
- the Gprk1 gene encoding G protein-coupled receptor kinase 1 isoform X2, with protein MKELLAHSHEYSQEAVSHVHKYLMKNEVPVNLFEPYIEEIFNHLRGEPFQKFLESDKYTRFCQWKNLELNIQLTMNDFSVHRIIGRGGFGEVYGCRKADTGKMYAMKCLDKKRIKMKQGETLALNERIMLSLVSTGVDCPFIVCMTYAFHTADKLCFILDLMNGGDLHYHLSQHGVFNEPEMKFYAAEVILGLEHMHRRYIVYRDLKPANILLDEHGHVRISDLGLACDFSKKKPHASVGTHGYMAPEVLSKGTAYDSSADWFSFGCMLYKLLKGHSPFRQHKTKDKHEIDRMTLTMNVELPETFSQELRSLLEGLLQRDINNRLGCRGNGADELKAHPFFDGIDWQQVYLQKYTPPLIPPRGEVNAADAFDIGSFDEEDTKGIKLTDADQDLYKNFPLVISERWQAEVAETVFETINNEADKLENKKKVKQKQRFDTDEKGSDCILHGYIKKLGGPFASTWQTRYAKLYPNRLELHPESATKPELVFLDQVEEVGADLQLVKGEQCIVMRTRDAKIVLTNADEISLKEWALSLRSAHKCSMEMLGNMARKAGKIYGTERDAVIPATQRSTNGN; from the exons ATGAAAGAGTTGCTGGCGCATTCTCAC GAATATTCGCAAGAGGCGGTATCTCACGTACACAAATATCTCATGAAGAACGAGGTTCCAGTTAACTTGTTCGAG CCGTACATTGAGGAAATTTTCAATCATTTGCGAGGAGAGCCGTTTCAGAAGTTTCTGGAAAG TGACAAATATACCCGCTTTTGCCAATGGAAGAACCTAGAGTTGAACATCCAG TTGACGATGAACGACTTCAGCGTGCATCGAATAATAGGCAGGGGTGGCTTCGGCGAGGTGTACGGTTGCCGGAAAGCCGACACTGGCAAGATGTACGCCATGAAATGCCTGGATAAGAAGCGCATTAAGATGAAACAGGGTGAAACATTAGCCCTCAATGAGAGGATAATGCTCTCGCTAGTCAGCACTGGG GTGGACTGTCCGTTCATAGTGTGTATGACGTACGCGTTTCACACGGCCGACAAGCTTTGCTTCATATTGGATCTAATGAACGGCGGCGATTTGCATTATCACCTGAGCCAGCACGGAGTGTTCAATGAGCCGGAAATGAAGTTCTACGCCGCCGAGGTAATCCTTGGCTTAGAGCACATGCATCGCAGGTACATCGTCTACCGTGATCTGAAGCCCGCGAACATACTGCTGGATGAGCACGGTCACGTCAGAATATCGGATCTAGGGCTGGCGTGTGACTTCTCGAAGAAGAAACCACACGCGAGCGT CGGCACGCACGGATATATGGCGCCGGAGGTACTCTCAAAGGGCACTGCGTACGACTCCAGCGCAGACTGGTTTTCCTTCGGTTGTATGCTGTACAAGCTCTTGAAAGGGCACAGTCCATTCAGACAACATAAAACCAAGGACAAACACGAGATAGACCGCATGACATTGACCATG aACGTTGAATTGCCGGAGACATTTTCGCAAGAGTTACGGTCGCTGTTGGAAGGTTTACTGCAACGAGATATCAACAACAGACTCGGCTGCCGTGGCAACGGTGCGGATGAGTTAAAGGCGCACCCGTTTTTCGATGGTATTGATTGGCAGCAGGTGTACCTGCAAAAGTATACGCCGCCCTTAATACCGCCGCGCGGCGAGGTCAACGCCGCGGATGCCTTCGACATTGGCTCCTTCGACGAAGAGGACACGAAGGGAATCAAACTCACGGACGCGGATCAAGATTTATACAAAAACTTTCCTCTAGTCATCTCCGAAAGATGGCAAGCTGAAGTGGCCGAGACTGTGTTCGAGACAATCAATAACGAGGCCGACAAA TTGGAAAATAAGAAGAAGGTGAAACAAAAACAACGATTTGACACGGATGAGAAAG GCTCGGACTGTATATTACAcggttatataaaaaaattaggagGTCCATTTGCAAGCACATGGCAAACACGTTACGCCAAGTTGTATCCGAATCGGTTAGAGTTGCATCCGGAATCCGCAACCAAGCCCGAACTCGTGTTCCTCGATCAA GTCGAGGAAGTCGGAGCGGACCTGCAACTTGTAAAAGGAGAACAATGCATTGTAATGCGCACAAGAGATGCAAAGATAGTACTTACAAATGCT GATGAAATAAGTTTGAAAGAATGGGCGCTCTCGTTAAGATCGGCTCACAAATGCTCGATGGAGATGCTCGGTAACATGGCGAGAAAAGCGGGCAAGATCTACGGGACTGAGCGGGACGCCGTGATTCCGGCGACGCAGCGATCTACAAACGGCAACTAG
- the Gprk1 gene encoding G protein-coupled receptor kinase 1 isoform X1 — protein sequence MADLEAVLADVSYLMAMEKSKCTPAARASKKIVLPDPSVRSVMHRYLEKNNEVNFDKIFNQMLGYLLFKDFCETVAEEPIPQLRFYEEIKAYEKLECPEDRRKLAREIYDNYIMKELLAHSHEYSQEAVSHVHKYLMKNEVPVNLFEPYIEEIFNHLRGEPFQKFLESDKYTRFCQWKNLELNIQLTMNDFSVHRIIGRGGFGEVYGCRKADTGKMYAMKCLDKKRIKMKQGETLALNERIMLSLVSTGVDCPFIVCMTYAFHTADKLCFILDLMNGGDLHYHLSQHGVFNEPEMKFYAAEVILGLEHMHRRYIVYRDLKPANILLDEHGHVRISDLGLACDFSKKKPHASVGTHGYMAPEVLSKGTAYDSSADWFSFGCMLYKLLKGHSPFRQHKTKDKHEIDRMTLTMNVELPETFSQELRSLLEGLLQRDINNRLGCRGNGADELKAHPFFDGIDWQQVYLQKYTPPLIPPRGEVNAADAFDIGSFDEEDTKGIKLTDADQDLYKNFPLVISERWQAEVAETVFETINNEADKLENKKKVKQKQRFDTDEKGSDCILHGYIKKLGGPFASTWQTRYAKLYPNRLELHPESATKPELVFLDQVEEVGADLQLVKGEQCIVMRTRDAKIVLTNADEISLKEWALSLRSAHKCSMEMLGNMARKAGKIYGTERDAVIPATQRSTNGN from the exons ATGGCGGACCTCGAGGCGGTGCTGGCCGATGTCAGCTACCTGATGGCCATGGAGAAGAGCAAGTGCACGCCGGCCGCCCGTGCCAGCAAAAAGATCGTTCTGCCGGATCCCAG cGTGAGAAGCGTTATGCACAGATATTTGGAGAAGAATAACGAAGTAAACttcgacaaaatatttaatcaaatgttAG GTTACCTTTTATTCAAAGACTTCTGCGAGACTGTAGCGGAGGAACCGATTCCGCAACTTAGGTTTTACGAAGAG ATCAAAGCGTACGAGAAGCTCGAGTGTCCGGAAGACAGGAGAAAACTTGCCAGAGAGATCTACGACAATTACATTATGAAAGAGTTGCTGGCGCATTCTCAC GAATATTCGCAAGAGGCGGTATCTCACGTACACAAATATCTCATGAAGAACGAGGTTCCAGTTAACTTGTTCGAG CCGTACATTGAGGAAATTTTCAATCATTTGCGAGGAGAGCCGTTTCAGAAGTTTCTGGAAAG TGACAAATATACCCGCTTTTGCCAATGGAAGAACCTAGAGTTGAACATCCAG TTGACGATGAACGACTTCAGCGTGCATCGAATAATAGGCAGGGGTGGCTTCGGCGAGGTGTACGGTTGCCGGAAAGCCGACACTGGCAAGATGTACGCCATGAAATGCCTGGATAAGAAGCGCATTAAGATGAAACAGGGTGAAACATTAGCCCTCAATGAGAGGATAATGCTCTCGCTAGTCAGCACTGGG GTGGACTGTCCGTTCATAGTGTGTATGACGTACGCGTTTCACACGGCCGACAAGCTTTGCTTCATATTGGATCTAATGAACGGCGGCGATTTGCATTATCACCTGAGCCAGCACGGAGTGTTCAATGAGCCGGAAATGAAGTTCTACGCCGCCGAGGTAATCCTTGGCTTAGAGCACATGCATCGCAGGTACATCGTCTACCGTGATCTGAAGCCCGCGAACATACTGCTGGATGAGCACGGTCACGTCAGAATATCGGATCTAGGGCTGGCGTGTGACTTCTCGAAGAAGAAACCACACGCGAGCGT CGGCACGCACGGATATATGGCGCCGGAGGTACTCTCAAAGGGCACTGCGTACGACTCCAGCGCAGACTGGTTTTCCTTCGGTTGTATGCTGTACAAGCTCTTGAAAGGGCACAGTCCATTCAGACAACATAAAACCAAGGACAAACACGAGATAGACCGCATGACATTGACCATG aACGTTGAATTGCCGGAGACATTTTCGCAAGAGTTACGGTCGCTGTTGGAAGGTTTACTGCAACGAGATATCAACAACAGACTCGGCTGCCGTGGCAACGGTGCGGATGAGTTAAAGGCGCACCCGTTTTTCGATGGTATTGATTGGCAGCAGGTGTACCTGCAAAAGTATACGCCGCCCTTAATACCGCCGCGCGGCGAGGTCAACGCCGCGGATGCCTTCGACATTGGCTCCTTCGACGAAGAGGACACGAAGGGAATCAAACTCACGGACGCGGATCAAGATTTATACAAAAACTTTCCTCTAGTCATCTCCGAAAGATGGCAAGCTGAAGTGGCCGAGACTGTGTTCGAGACAATCAATAACGAGGCCGACAAA TTGGAAAATAAGAAGAAGGTGAAACAAAAACAACGATTTGACACGGATGAGAAAG GCTCGGACTGTATATTACAcggttatataaaaaaattaggagGTCCATTTGCAAGCACATGGCAAACACGTTACGCCAAGTTGTATCCGAATCGGTTAGAGTTGCATCCGGAATCCGCAACCAAGCCCGAACTCGTGTTCCTCGATCAA GTCGAGGAAGTCGGAGCGGACCTGCAACTTGTAAAAGGAGAACAATGCATTGTAATGCGCACAAGAGATGCAAAGATAGTACTTACAAATGCT GATGAAATAAGTTTGAAAGAATGGGCGCTCTCGTTAAGATCGGCTCACAAATGCTCGATGGAGATGCTCGGTAACATGGCGAGAAAAGCGGGCAAGATCTACGGGACTGAGCGGGACGCCGTGATTCCGGCGACGCAGCGATCTACAAACGGCAACTAG